In Bacteroidota bacterium, the genomic window ATATATTTTCTAAAAAAGTATGGCAAGGACTTCCTGCATATGACTTAAAAACACTTTGTAAAATAAACAAAATTGAACTTCAACATCACCGTGCAGCTTCAGACAGCAGAGCAACTGCGGAGTTAGCATTGAAGGCTTTTGATACAGTAGGGTTAAATTCAATCGAAGAATTCACAGAAAAACTCGGTGCAACTGTTGGACAATTATATGACGGAGGATATAAACCTTCAGAAACAAAAAGAAATTACAAATTAAAATCTGTTGTAAATATTGTTGGCGACTCTTCCAAGATAAATCCTGAAAGTGTTTTTTATGAGCGTAAAGTTGTTTTTACAGGTTCATTATCTTCTATGATAAGGGCTGAAGCTCAAAAATTAATTGCCGATATTGGTGGTGTTTTAGGGAATGGCGTAACAAAAGATACAGATTTTTTAATTGTTGGCCAACAAGACTATAGAGTAGTTGGAGATGAAGGAATGAGTAATAAACAAGAAAAAGCTATTAAACTTATTCAAAAAGGCGCACCTTTAGAAATTTTATCGGAAAACGACTTTTTAAAACATATTTAAATGAAAAATAATTTAGTTATAACTGCTAATCAATTAGCTCTGAAATTCTCTGATGAATTAGAAATCCCTTCACGTTTAAAAAAGAAAGAAAATGAAAAAAAAGAAAGGCAA contains:
- a CDS encoding DNA polymerase III, which produces MDFITIDFETATADRDSPCEIGLTFVKNRQIVETKSWLIKPMYSDFDEFNISIHGITPEDVADKPEFDELWSEIRPLIEGQFLIAHNAGFDFSVLRRTMQEYQIPFPTLTYACSYIFSKKVWQGLPAYDLKTLCKINKIELQHHRAASDSRATAELALKAFDTVGLNSIEEFTEKLGATVGQLYDGGYKPSETKRNYKLKSVVNIVGDSSKINPESVFYERKVVFTGSLSSMIRAEAQKLIADIGGVLGNGVTKDTDFLIVGQQDYRVVGDEGMSNKQEKAIKLIQKGAPLEILSENDFLKHI